From Planctomycetaceae bacterium:
CGTCGCACGAGCGACAGCAACGCCGCCCGCGCCAGCCGCGAGGCCATTCTCGCCCTCGAACCCGGTCAGCAGGTCTACGTCGTGCCGTTCCACAAACGCGCCACGCTGGTGCGGTTCAAGCAGGACAAGGACCAGGCCGTCGTCTCCAGCGGCGCCTTCGAGATGACCGTACCGCTGGCCGACCTGGACCTGGTTCGCGACGGCGAGGGTTCCCAGAAAAACTAAGAGCCCCATCGCCGTGAGGCGCGGGGCTCTCCCTCCTCTAGTCTGTCCGCTGCGAGCTATCGGGGCGTCGCTACAGTCTCTATCGACCGCCCGCGGCGGGACATTAATAAGAGCAATGCGATCTCAGACTTCCCCCACCCACCGAACATGAGATGCCCAAGGCGTGGATCTCAGACCATTCACTAATCGCCGGTCAGCAGTCAGGAGGAGGCAGCCCTCTTGTATTGCCACAACCAGATACAAGCAATCGTAGACGGATCGGCCCGTCGTGTTGGCCAAGCGCAGGGCGTCCGCGGCGATGCCTCTAGTAGGCAAAATGCGAATTGGAAGCATCAAACATGCCGCAAGAATATCGTCTGCCTCCGCGTGGTCTATCGCCTTGCGGCCGACGCGTTTCCAGATGATGTTCGCCAGTTCCGCCCAAACCAGGTCGGGCGCTACCAGTTCGGCGGCCGCGGCGATAACATGCTCGCACTGGGCCGAGTGCTCCTCCTGAAAGTAGAGCTTGGCGAGAACGCTGGCGTCAGGCACCAGACGCATCATCGGCGGCGGTCCTGACGGATTAATTTAACGCTGTCGGAAAACTTGCGCCCTGCCCGTCGCGTTCGAATGGCGGCGGCTGCAGCAAGGGCCTCGGCAATAGATGTTCCCGCCGCCTGCTCCAGAAGCATTTTCGCCTCGCTTTGCAGTGATCGCCCGTTCTGTCTCGCGCGATCCTTGAGGCGCTTTAGGGTCTTGATGTTGACGTCCCGCACTAGAATATCAGGCATGGCCATTCTCCGTATCGCGTTCCTATCGGCTATTACTATGATAGCATCAGTAAAGCCGATCGACAATCCAATCCTAAGCTCTCGAAGCATTGCCGCCGTTGACAGCCCGGCGCGGGGGACCTACCATATTCGCCCATGCGAGTATTATCTGGAATACAACCGTCCGGGCGGCTGCACGTGGGCAATTATCTCGGCGCGATCCGCCAATACCTGACGCTGCAGGAGCAGGGGCATGAGTGCTACTACTTCATCGCCAACTATCACGCGATGACGAGCCTGTCCGATGCGGCCGAGCTCGAAGCGGCTACCCTGCACGTGGCGATGGCGTTTGTGGCGTTGGGGATCGACCCGGCCCGCAGCGTGTTCTTCGCCCAGTCGGACGTCCCGCAGGTGACGGAACTGTGCTGGATCCTCAACTGCCAGTGCCCGGTGAGCCTGATGGAAAAGGGCACCAGCTACAAGG
This genomic window contains:
- a CDS encoding type II toxin-antitoxin system VapC family toxin — protein: MMRLVPDASVLAKLYFQEEHSAQCEHVIAAAAELVAPDLVWAELANIIWKRVGRKAIDHAEADDILAACLMLPIRILPTRGIAADALRLANTTGRSVYDCLYLVVAIQEGCLLLTADRRLVNGLRSTPWASHVRWVGEV